A genome region from Eremothecium gossypii ATCC 10895 chromosome VII, complete sequence includes the following:
- the PEP3 gene encoding tethering complex subunit PEP3 (Syntenic homolog of Saccharomyces cerevisiae YLR148W (PEP3)): MKVQIEHVSLSFIKEINNNICSLQVQNNVMCFALESGQLFLINLAEPSNVVEFRVSLLNLNQEKVVQLWMNTQGTRALIKTNFSKYFVCNVGQLLEGGANDRRNPVCATLKKLNRKECDIVSVDWSFSELELLVGTRQGKLYYLDLRHGEPAPVRIYMSQTPIEGIKWSHENGAMAVSGSTIQYWESVPGQTAAAFTRMPPKESEEFEPLKKTSGTRFTAHNSTFAWVTQAGIVFGNTKTSPVLSSAKLLLNIELPPSNSHIKDIKLTDYHLILLRGSEVIVINQLNNNIVFQEVIFSKENERMLALCADYSQSPPTFWCHSTENVYELVVENETEGIWQLLCANGQFMAALNLKGLSEPETDFIREQYANKLYNEGKWLEAAKEYGTSGQGSSIGSIALKFMEFDDLIHLQTFLMEKLKSILQKANKIQVFIMTSWIIWNFMNQLNRAEEIIAEEATDTNLDELKNAKAKLESQFQEFVRTHVEYLDRDTVYQIVSQQNRKAELLFYANIIEDYRYVLCYWIRSDNWYESLKILVTLKDPECVYQYATVLLINAPDATVNTWVQIPNVDPVKLVPSMLTYFSHYQDQQRFSHRMLPNYALTYLKFCIKEYNCQESLIHNTAIYMLLVSIAEDDVDGEHDVIKFMNDHATRFDPNFILRLALKLRRYSVAIHLYSQLKLYDNAVDLALSKDMLSSAKVIVGSLETEDTYMLKRLWLKIARVTIYEDTDVRQSIRSIIQDANGVLTIKDLLPLVSKVATIANLKEELVRSLENHQMSMSHIFQEISDSIKIKREIRQDIELFNKRRQALQPGAGCDSCREVLQTRKFFVFPCGHNFHTDCMIKEIIQSNDFNLRSQIESFQRKLARKQPVDADKLDHLLSTKCCLCSDLKINTIDEPLPDLAADTSGDWDL; encoded by the coding sequence ATGAAGGTGCAAATTGAGCACGTATCACTGAGCTTTATCAAGGAGATCAACAACAATATATGCTCGTTGCAGGTGCAGAATAATGTGATGTGTTTTGCGCTCGAGAGTGGGCAGCTCTTCCTTATAAACCTCGCCGAGCCGTCGAATGTAGTGGAATTCAGGGTGTCCCTTCTGAATCTGAATCAGGAAAAGGTTGTGCAGCTGTGGATGAACACACAGGGCACACGGGCGCTCATTAAGACCAATTTCTCGAAGTACTTCGTGTGCAACGTCGGGCAGCTGTTAGAAGGGGGGGCGAACGATCGGCGGAACCCTGTGTGCGCGACGCTCAAGAAGCTGAACCGCAAAGAGTGCGATATCGTGAGTGTTGATTGGAGCTTTAGCGAGCTTGAACTACTGGTGGGTACACGTCAGGGGAAACTGTACTACTTGGACCTTCGGCATGGTGAGCCGGCGCCGGTGCGTATCTACATGAGCCAAACACCAATCGAGGGGATAAAATGGTCGCATGAGAATGGGGCCATGGCGGTATCTGGTAGCACAATCCAATACTGGGAGTCTGTTCCCGGGCAAACTGCGGCCGCGTTCACGCGCATGCCGCCGAAAGAATCGGAGGAGTTTGAACCTCTCAAAAAGACGTCCGGTACAAGGTTTACAGCCCATAATAGTACATTTGCATGGGTGACACAAGCTGGAATTGTGTTCGGGAATACGAAGACCTCGCCGGTTCTTTCATCGGCCAAGTTATTACTGAATATCGAGCTACCCCCGTCGAACAGCCATATCAAGGACATCAAACTCACGGATTACCATCTGATACTTCTACGTGGGTCTGAAGTGATTGTTATCAATCAGCTGAACAACAATATTGTCTTTCAGGAAGTTATTTTCAGTAAGGAGAACGAACGGATGCTGGCATTGTGCGCTGACTATTCGCAGAGCCCCCCAACGTTCTGGTGCCACTCGACGGAGAACGTATATGAATTGGTGGTTGAGAATGAAACAGAGGGGATATGGCAGCTCCTGTGCGCTAACGGCCAGTTTATGGCTGCTTTGAATCTAAAAGGTTTATCGGAGCCCGAAACCGATTTTATAAGAGAGCAATACGCTAATAAACTCTACAATGAAGGGAAATGGCTCGAAGCCGCCAAAGAATATGGTACATCGGGACAGGGCTCCTCAATTGGTTCTATCGCATTGAAGTTTATGGAGTTTGATGATCTTATTCATTTGCAAACCTTTTTGATGGAAAAGCTGAAGTCCATACTTCAGAAGGCAAACAAGATACAGGTATTTATCATGACGTCGTGGATTATATGGAATTTCATGAACCAGCTGAATCGAGCGGAAGAAATCATAGCTGAGGAGGCCACTGATACGAACTTGGACGAGTTGAAAAATGCAAAGGCTAAGCTAGAGTCCCAATTCCAGGAGTTCGTTCGGACACATGTAGAATATTTGGATAGAGATACAGTGTACCAGATTGTTTCGCAACAGAACAGAAAAGCTGAGTTACTTTTTTATGCGAATATTATTGAGGACTATCGATACGTGTTGTGCTACTGGATACGTTCCGACAATTGGTACGAGTCACTAAAGATACTTGTTACGTTAAAGGACCCGGAATGCGTGTATCAGTACGCTACTGTGTTGTTAATAAACGCACCGGATGCCACTGTCAACACTTGGGTACAGATTCCCAATGTTGACCCGGTAAAGCTGGTTCCTTCCATGCTCACTTACTTCAGCCACTATCAGGATCAACAACGGTTTTCACACCGTATGCTGCCTAACTACGCGCTCACCTACCTGAAGTTCTGCATCAAAGAATATAACTGCCAGGAGAGCCTCATTCACAATACTGCGATTTACATGCTACTGGTCTCTATAGCCGAGGACGACGTCGACGGCGAACATGACGTTATCAAGTTCATGAATGACCACGCCACGCGGTTTGATCCTAATTTCATCCTGCGTCTTGCCTTAAAACTGCGTCGGTATTCAGTGGCTATCCACCTCTATTCCCAGTTAAAATTGTACGACAATGCAGTCGACCTGGCGCTCTCGAAAGACATGTTGAGCTCTGCAAAGGTTATTGTGGGCTCCTTGGAGACTGAGGACACATACATGCTGAAGAGGCTGTGGCTAAAAATTGCTCGGGTGACCATCTACGAAGATACTGATGTCCGGCAGTCTATTCGATCCATCATCCAGGATGCCAACGGTGTCCTGACCATCAAGGACTTGCTACCTCTCGTGAGCAAAGTGGCCACCATCGCAAATCTGAAGGAGGAACTCGTGCGCAGCCTCGAGAACCACCAGATGTCCATGTCGCACATCTTCCAGGAAATCAGCGACTCTATTAAAATTAAGCGCGAGATCAGACAAGACATCGAACTCTTCAATAAGCGCCGACAAGCACTTCAGCCTGGCGCCGGTTGCGACTCGTGTCGCGAAGTCCTCCAGACAAGAAAGTTTTTCGTCTTCCCGTGCGGACACAACTTCCACACGGACTGCATGATAAAGGAGATCATACAGTCCAACGACTTTAATCTGCGCAGCCAGATCGAGTCTTTCCAGCGCAAGCTCGCCCGGAAGCAGCCAGTTGATGCCGACAAGTTAGACCACCTACTGTCCACCAAGTGCTGCCTCTGCAGTGACCTGAAGATCAACACCATCGATGAGCCTCTCCCAGACTTGGCCGCTGACACCTCTGGCGACTGGGACCTGTGA
- the PCD1 gene encoding 8-oxo-dGTP diphosphatase (Syntenic homolog of Saccharomyces cerevisiae YLR151C (PCD1)) has product MSPKLTPLDNVANLLRFRNTNSFPTRAVWPVNRRAAVLILLFIGTHGELRVLLTKRSRGLNSFSGHVSLPGGKADNPMEPFELIARREAEEEIGFPLNDGVLSEEYNLKVDTISGELPHYISTTFLSVKPFLCFLYNADLSDDEKHVRALKINKPFTKLNPGETSSVFSIPLRDLVAHELSEQPTDVEYVRRREFMYDWGGLSWLVRHYYYACDNVGEVSWLNGVEDLSSDEDDSGGEVICKDVWGLTAKILYDVARVAEGLVPNSKSEGVCAHEALIYGLHELGKQMHSPNRTTWELGMIERKRALSCADVIPDYYMERLKSHLPL; this is encoded by the coding sequence ATGTCTCCCAAGCTAACGCCCCTGGACAATGTTGCGAACCTACTAAGGTTCAGGAATACGAATTCGTTCCCCACGCGCGCAGTATGGCCTGTGAACAGGCGGGCGGCGGTGTTGATTTTGCTATTCATAGGTACACACGGAGAGTTAAGGGTGCTCCTTACAAAGAGATCCAGGGGGCTGAACTCTTTCTCGGGTCACGTTTCTTTACCTGGCGGAAAGGCCGATAACCCTATGGAGCCCTTTGAATTGATTGCGCGGCGggaagcagaagaagagaTCGGCTTCCCCCTGAATGACGGCGTGCTAAGCGAGGAGTATAACCTAAAGGTCGACACAATCAGCGGCGAGCTTCCGCACTATATCTCAACGACCTTTCTGAGCGTCAAGCCCTTCCTGTGCTTCCTTTACAACGCAGATCTTTCAGATGACGAGAAACACGTCAGGGCGTTGAAAATCAACAAACCGTTTACGAAGTTGAATCCGGGGGAAACATCATCGGTGTTCTCAATTCCCCTCCGAGATCTGGTGGCACATGAGCTGAGCGAGCAGCCAACCGATGTTGAGTATGTTCGTCGGAGGGAGTTTATGTACGACTGGGGCGGCCTCTCCTGGCTGGTGCGGCACTACTATTATGCATGTGACAACGTCGGCGAAGTCTCGTGGCTCAATGGTGTGGAGGACCTGAGTTCCGATGAGGATGACAGCGGCGGGGAGGTGATCTGCAAAGATGTCTGGGGGCTGACGGCCAAAATCCTATATGACGTTGCGCGCGTTGCTGAAGGGCTCGTGCCCAATTCCAAGTCGGAGGGCGTGTGCGCTCACGAGGCACTAATCTACGGCTTGCATGAGCTGGGGAAACAGATGCATTCTCCGAACCGTACCACGTGGGAGTTGGGCATGATAGAAAGGAAGCGTGCGCTGAGCTGCGCCGACGTGATCCCAGACTACTACATGGAGCGTCTGAAGAGCCATCTTCCGCTCTGA
- the SMD3 gene encoding mRNA splicing protein SMD3 (Syntenic homolog of Saccharomyces cerevisiae YLR147C (SMD3)) produces MSTSGIPVKLLNEAQGHTVSLELTTGETYRGKLVGSEDNMNCQLRDVTATARNGQVTHMDHVFVRGSHVRFFVVPDMFKNAPLFKSESAHKPPPPIRGPRRK; encoded by the coding sequence ATGAGCACTTCCGGAATCCCTGTTAAGCTGCTGAACGAAGCCCAAGGCCACACGGTGTCGCTGGAGCTAACGACCGGCGAAACATATCGGGGCAAGTTGGTGGGCAGCGAGGACAACATGAACTGCCAGCTAAGAGACGTGACAGCGACGGCACGGAACGGCCAGGTGACACATATGGACCATGTATTCGTGCGAGGCTCGCACGTAAGGTTCTTTGTCGTACCAGACATGTTTAAGAACGCTCCTCTGTTCAAGAGTGAGTCTGCACACAAGCCACCACCACCCATCCGCGGACCACGGAGAAAGTAA
- the STB3 gene encoding Stb3p (Syntenic homolog of Saccharomyces cerevisiae YDR169C (STB3)), producing MASVLLLPHQRRKHRQKRARTASYRKPMSQGSSPSPAMEVDGPEFPGKTGGQTIAEMGEERSGAGTGNTGTGGQSSVSGAGGKAGALNTAKLVLSHKPISTSSPEAMAAAQQVTPQKLAQLLLAKGPLAIRFITQALTEEIPSFKDLSASKQRRLIMGALEAGDQENSVVFAKIGWGQWSARHVKPHLFIKERELTNVANSKVKDAGVHEARRSSSNAKKGGKSGSFLNELKRPMLAAPTASIYIDENALASDDDEEDDEEDEHDMLNYENLKRRQPSVVAVEPPELSDQQEVLFRARLRAPNGGSRRRSTSKVRSVSVSKPGAHRAPPAAGDAVEGPLRRLSPSQADRKSTIDIATPEEPPHDELLSANSVAKTRRAAARRDSWLSRSKESSIRSTLLSHSNYNIVSPPSHAQPPADHHPLGREADHSDTDEEDWASIGAPALRNNSMPSNLSSSSSHHGNSASASNAHSEQGSPHARPLNYAIPNSIPPRQHSPPDAEDAAFLLMSLKS from the coding sequence ATGGCTTCAGTTCTACTACTGCCACATCAGAGACGCAAGCACAGACAGAAGCGCGCCAGGACTGCTAGTTACAGGAAGCCGATGTCACAAGGAAGTTCGCCGAGCCCTGCTATGGAAGTTGATGGCCCAGAATTCCCGGGGAAGACGGGAGGGCAGACGATTGCGGAGATGGGAGAGGAGCGCAGCGGAGCCGGGACAGGGAACACAGGCACGGGCGGGCAAAGCAGCGTcagcggcgcgggcggcaaGGCGGGAGCATTAAATACAGCGAAGCTGGTGCTGAGCCACAAGCCGATCTCAACGTCGTCGCCGGAGGCGatggcggcggcgcagcaggtgacgccgcagaagctggcgcagctgtTGCTGGCGAAGGGCCCGCTGGCGATCCGATTCATCACGCAGGCGCTGACAGAAGAGATACCAAGCTTCAAGGACCTGTCTGCGTCGAAACAGCGGCGCTTGATCATGGGGGCGCTGGAGGCGGGGGACCAGGAGAACTCAGTGGTGTTCGCGAAGATCGGCTGGGGACAGTGGTCCGCGCGACACGTGAAGCCGCACCTGTTTATCAAAGAGCGTGAGCTAACCAACGTCGCCAACAGCAAGGTGAAGGACGCGGGCGTGCACGAGGCGCGTCGCAGTAGCAGCAATGCGAAGAAGGGCGGAAAGTCGGGCTCGTTTCTGAACGAGCTGAAGCGGCCCATGCTCGCGGCGCCCACGGCCAGCATTTACATTGACGAGAATGCCCTCGCTTcggacgacgacgaggaggacgacgaggaggatGAGCACGATATGCTGAACTACGAGAACCTCAAGCGCCGCCAGCCGAGTGTGGTCGCGGTCGAGCCCCCTGAGCTGAGCGATCAGCAGGAGGTGCTGTTTCGCGCCCGGCTGCGGGCGCCCAATGGCGGCAGCCGGCGCCGTTCCACCTCGAAGGTAAGGTCTGTATCTGTATCCAAGCCCGGCGCGCATAGAGCCCCACCAGCTGCCGGCGACGCGGTCGAGGGGCCTTTGCGCCGTCTCTCGCCGTCGCAGGCCGACCGCAAAAGCACGATAGATATAGCTACCCCTGAGGAGCCGCCGCACGATGAACTGCTCTCAGCCAATTCGGTCGCCAAGAcgcggcgcgccgccgcacgtcgCGACTCCTGGCTCTCGCGCAGCAAGGAGTCCTCCATCCGGTCTACGCTCCTATCGCACTCCAACTACAACATCGTCTCTCCGCCTTCCCACGCCCAGCCGCCGGCCGATCATCATCCACTGGGCCGCGAGGCGGACCATTCGGATACTGACGAGGAAGATTGGGCCAGCATTGGGGCGCCAGCCTTGCGTAATAACAGCATGCCGTCCAACCTTTCGTCCTCATCTTCTCATCATGGCAACTCTGCATCTGCCTCAAACGCTCACTCTGAGCAGGGCTCTCCGCACGCTAGACCCCTAAACTATGCCATTCCAAACTCTATACCGCCGCGCCAGCATTCACCACCCGACGCAGAGGATGCTGCGTTTCTTCTCATGAGTCTTAAGTCTTAG
- the TAF10 gene encoding Taf10p (Syntenic homolog of Saccharomyces cerevisiae YDR167W (TAF10)), whose translation MSEKEVTIDEDLNVDDELNEFDDGEEAPVDNAMLFGSQPPEDRAGADPKHRKLFEIPEFTRKDKTVNELLDLMTDNPPIIPDAVIDYYLTKNGFECTDVRVKRLLALATQKFVSDIAADAYEYSRIRSSIAVHNSNNGQARARQLMLGQQQPGTQQISQQQHQQNEKTNANKVTLTVNDLSSAVAEYGLNISRPDFYR comes from the coding sequence ATGAGCGAGAAGGAGGTCACCATCGATGAGGACTTGAATGTCGACGACGAGCTCAACGAGTTCGACGACGGGGAGGAGGCCCCTGTCGATAACGCTATGCTGTTTGGCTCGCAGCCCCCAGAGGaccgcgccggcgcagaCCCCAAGCACAGAAAGCTCTTCGAGATCCCCGAGTTCACCCGCAAGGACAAGACCGTCAACGAGCTTCTCGACCTCATGACTGACAACCCCCCTATCATCCCCGACGCTGTGATCGACTACTACTTGACCAAGAACGGCTTCGAGTGCACCGATGTCCGCGTCAAGCGCCTCCTCGCGTTGGCAACCCAGAAGTTCGTTAGCGACATTGCGGCCGACGCCTACGAGTATTCCCGTATCCGCTCCTCCATCGCCGTCCATAACTCCAACAACGGCCAGGCCCGCGCCCGACAACTGATGCTCGGTCAGCAGCAGCCCGGCACACAGCAGATcagccagcagcagcaccaaCAAAACGAAAAGACCAATGCGAACAAGGTCACCTTGACCGTCAACGACCTCAGCAGCGCTGTGGCCGAGTACGGTCTCAACATCTCGAGACCAGACTTCTATCGTTGA
- the CDC37 gene encoding Hsp90 co-chaperone CDC37 (Syntenic homolog of Saccharomyces cerevisiae YDR168W (CDC37)): MAIDYSKWDKIEISDDSDIEVHPNVDKRSFIRWKQQSIHEQREKRKQDIRNLEFQIEMYGHLNKRVDKLMEALSDRELVDRERVTRFLNENFDKTEKGSGENVDPDMPPYNEMVEDLFEQLERNAAEEKKDPKDGTVLREQMQKHREKIRTVTAEARTKLDELYKEKAMHISSEDIHTGFDRSFVNKGKDGDQATFMPVPAKPDQAALPDSLKLVPTDFIDFKDDPMKLAPETEQFGSVPVGNYKASEAYLLDHVSILSEQQKDALMMQAFEYQLAGDEKKAYQVIHQSELMSYIREIYAMKKIPHLNAEELKEVIRVFFQKVFYNTNNKMGKSSFLESVQSKFKHVTERCKVLANEQADTTEGGVETIQLKSLDESTELQVNLPDAQSKDPKEIQKVAAFNKLPKTMQDAVKTQKLDAINEVFAEMSIEEAEAILEIFNEGEIIGVNALLEGEEEFKELQEHYNQEKNMEQLSIGEVDGSSSSAPQDTANIID; the protein is encoded by the coding sequence ATGGCAATCGATTACTCAAAGTGGGACAAGATAGAAATCTCGGATGACTCGGACATCGAGGTACATCCTAATGTGGACAAGCGGTCGTTCATTCGGTGGAAGCAGCAGTCGATTCATGAGCAGCGAGAGAAGCGTAAGCAGGACATCAGGAACTTGGAGTTCCAGATCGAGATGTACGGGCACCTGAACAAGCGGGTGGACAAGCTGATGGAGGCGCTGTCGGACAGGGAGCTCGTGGACCGGGAGCGTGTGACGCGGTTTCTGAACGAGAACTTCGACAAGACGGAGAAGGGCTCGGGTGAGAATGTGGACCCGGACATGCCTCCATATAACGAGATGGTGGAGGACCTGTTTGAGCAGTTAGAGCGCAACGCGGcggaggagaagaaggaccCGAAGGACGGGACGGTACTGCGGGAGCAGATGCAGAAGCACCGTGAGAAGATACGCACGGTTACCGCGGAGGCGCGGACCAAGCTGGACGAGCTCTACAAGGAGAAGGCAATGCACATCTCTTCGGAGGACATACACACAGGCTTTGACCGAAGCTTCGTTAACAAGGGCAAGGATGGCGATCAGGCAACGTTCATGCCTGTACCTGCTAAACCAGACCAGGCCGCGCTCCCTGATAGCCTCAAATTGGTCCCAACCGACTTTATCGACTTCAAAGACGACCCCATGAAGTTGGCCCCTGAAACGGAGCAGTTCGGCTCGGTCCCTGTTGGCAACTACAAAGCGTCAGAAGCGTACCTATTGGATCACGTTTCCATTTTGTCTGAGCAGCAGAAAGATGCTCTAATGATGCAGGCTTTTGAATATCAGCTTGCAGGTGACGAGAAGAAGGCATACCAGGTGATCCACCAGTCCGAACTGATGTCCTATATCCGCGAAATATATGCTATGAAGAAGATTCCACACCTCAATGCAGAAGAACTGAAAGAGGTCATCAGAGTTTTCTTCCAGAAAGTGTTTTACAACACTAATAACAAAATGGGCAAATCTTCATTCCTGGAGTCGGTCCAATCAAAGTTCAAGCATGTCACCGAGCGCTGCAAAGTACTGGCCAACGAACAAGCAGACACTACTGAAGGTGGTGTGGAAACGATCCAATTAAAATCTTTGGACGAATCCACAGAATTGCAGGTCAATCTTCCTGATGCTCAATCAAAAGACCCCAAGGAAATCCAGAAGGTCGCGGCCTTCAATAAGCTACCAAAAACGATGCAGGATGCGGTCAAGACCCAAAAACTTGATGCTATCAACGAGGTGTTTGCCGAAATGTCGATCGAAGAGGCAGAGGCAATCTTGGAAATCTTTAACGAAGGAGAAATTATTGGTGTCAACGCCCTCCTTGAGGGTGAAGAGGAATTTAAGGAGCTGCAAGAACACTACAACCAAGAGAAAAACATGGAGCAGTTATCTATTGGAGAAGTAGATGGTTCTAGTAGTTCGGCGCCTCAAGACACTGCCAACATCATCGACTAG
- the GID11 gene encoding Gid11p (Syntenic homolog of Saccharomyces cerevisiae YLR149C) gives MTIQSITGSSFSGGDVSAGSEKVYQNYLMPTLKLYDAKVSINHWQLRDCVKCSSTGLGSVYYIYDHSIRTLDTRSTAAELQNEKMERRRRRSSLCGGQRSDPWRDHRAPSELVVQFDYKPRCFRENGGLIACGGLISSDDIGSTVSRSGRHEDSDGGGQSTGVLTPSQVEPIRLANSDILTDYSFYGDQQSWKGILALYNMENGVSLTYKLGQYINNCVELYQRTSQQYDLYTCNNDSHLYQCDVSNRGVELTRRYSDLKFALNCSAISHDGKTMVVSGDSSKFAVYRQNELSGCFSLQYDAAPEWGSKWSRTKCVPRYAAVDRSEVLDRIYDSPGGDNGFYTSYSENDVHMATIFQNGLCLVYDMRKMDTPLAEIPSTRRHAQNGSFRVCKFSRSFDDLLFISEHQSHVHVVDTRNLMNHQVIVIPDKVRSPDENLTPSPNSGVSRSPPAPSIDDPCVTRATRLPIRSLEPEVLPYPDVAQYSNNFQNVSSDEDAIDQLSSGVFQNRRRRSTFRVRRYSTSSIINSNYPRALEDIDPSILDHHYTQHNYRAVDNYNYVNDQPQRGSPARVSRRVLVPGRSRRAMAVEDIDDDTLEEDNGPEDEDDNPMMGYAEAYNEINEITHGSQFRFENVPQSSAIPRRQGISMALTNILNRTRDSGNRSSRTPAFSTASGSDLFEENSISGIDWVQDQEGSSLIIGTDYGIIKWNINSWARRSFPCYDFC, from the coding sequence ATGACCATCCAGAGCATCACCGGATCATCTTTCAGCGGTGGAGATGTCAGCGCTGGATCAGAAAAGGTATATCAGAACTATTTGATGCCGACATTAAAACTCTACGATGCGAAAGTATCAATCAACCACTGGCAGCTCCGGGACTGTGTCAAGTGCTCATCTACCGGCCTGGGGAGCGTATACTACATATACGACCATTCGATACGGACTTTGGACACCCGTTCGACAGCTGCAGAGCTTCAAAATGAAAAGATggagcggcggcggcgaaGGTCGTCGCTGTGCGGGGGGCAGCGGTCCGACCCCTGGCGGGATCACCGGGCGCCGTCAGAACTCGTGGTACAATTTGATTACAAACCCCGTTGTTTCCGGGAGAACGGCGGGCTCATAGCGTGTGGTGGACTGATCAGCTCTGACGATATTGGCAGCACGGTCAGCCGCTCAGGGCGACATGAAGACTCTGATGGTGGAGGACAGTCCACAGGAGTACTTACACCATCGCAGGTAGAGCCCATTCGGCTGGCTAACAGCGATATCCTCACAGATTACAGCTTCTATGGAGATCAACAGTCTTGGAAGGGCATACTTGCCTTATACAACATGGAGAACGGAGTCTCTTTAACGTACAAGTTAGGCCAGTATATTAACAACTGCGTCGAATTATACCAGCGGACCTCACAGCAATACGATTTATACACTTGTAATAATGACAGCCATTTGTACCAGTGCGATGTTAGTAATAGGGGAGTGGAGCTTACGCGCCGGTATTCCGACTTAAAATTTGCTTTAAACTGCTCGGCAATATCACACGATGGGAAGACGATGGTGGTTTCGGGAGATTCCAGCAAGTTTGCGGTCTATAGACAGAATGAACTAAGCGGTTGTTTTTCATTACAATATGACGCCGCTCCTGAGTGGGGTTCAAAATGGTCGCGCACAAAGTGCGTTCCAAGGTATGCCGCGGTCGATAGATCCGAAGTCCTAGATCGTATTTACGATTCGCCTGGTGGTGATAACGGCTTTTACACAAGCTATAGCGAAAACGACGTGCACATGGCTACGATATTCCAAAACGGCCTCTGTCTGGTGTACGATATGAGAAAAATGGACACGCCTCTTGCGGAGATACCTTCAACTCGAAGACATGCACAGAACGGGTCCTTTAGGGTGTGCAAGTTTAGCCGCTCGTTTGATGACCTACTATTTATCTCGGAACACCAAAGCCACGTCCATGTTGTGGATACACGGAATCTAATGAATCATCAAGTGATAGTCATACCTGATAAAGTGAGAAGTCCGGACGAAAACCTCACACCAAGCCCCAATTCGGGCGTGTCTAGATCGCCCCCAGCACCGTCCATTGATGATCCATGCGTTACACGCGCGACGAGGCTACCGATTAGAAGTTTAGAACCGGAGGTGTTACCATACCCTGATGTTGCCCAATATTCCAACAATTTTCAAAATGTCTCATCGGATGAAGACGCAATTGATCAACTTTCGTCGGGGGTTTTCCAAAATAGAAGGAGGCGTTCTACATTTCGCGTTAGACGCTACTCAACAAGTTCAATCATCAACTCTAATTATCCAAGGGCACTTGAGGACATCGATCCAAGTATTTTGGATCATCACTATACACAACACAACTACCGCGCTGTTGATAATTATAACTATGTGAATGATCAACCTCAGCGCGGTTCGCCTGCGCGGGTATCAAGAAGAGTGCTGGTACCTGGCAGGTCTCGGCGCGCCATGGCAGTCGAAGATATAGACGACGATACACTTGAAGAAGATAATGGGCCTGAGGATGAAGATGATAACCCTATGATGGGCTACGCGGAAGCATATAATGAAATTAATGAGATCACACATGGTTCCCAATTCCGTTTCGAGAACGTACCACAATCTTCGGCGATTCCTCGTCGCCAGGGTATTTCGATGGCCTTAACTAATATTTTAAACAGAACGAGGGATAGTGGAAACAGGTCTTCTCGAACACCAGCTTTTTCTACGGCTTCTGGGTCAGACCTATTTGAAGAAAATAGCATTTCTGGGATAGATTGGGTTCAGGATCAAGAAGGTAGCTCCCTCATAATTGGAACTGATTATGGAATAATCAAGTGGAACATCAACTCCTGGGCGAGAAGAAGTTTCCCATGTTATGATTTTTGTTGA
- the STM1 gene encoding Stm1p (Syntenic homolog of Saccharomyces cerevisiae YLR150W (STM1); 1-intron), translated as MSNPFDLLGNDVEDATVVVSPPKELVKKTTSSKKADVPPPSADPSRAKNNRPKPTGNEAAFRDKQAGRSQNKSKDAPAPGKPAKDSRKTFDRHSRTGKTDSAKKIKQAWGDNEKEQADEEAGAAVAEAELAADAAEEEQATAAAVTLEAYLEQQNSDLNKAPVARKVEKFDDAELFVKKQEVFMEATKVKNVKTKHLKAKQFLEFDGTESFAPKSRDQRDNKRGGKGGNRGGKSGNREPAQAKPVNANFPALI; from the exons ATGTCT AATCCGTTTGATCTGCTAGGCAACGACGTCGAGGACGCCACCGTTGTTGTGTCTCCTCCAAAGGAGCTTGTGAAGAAGACCACCTCTTCCAAGAAGGCGGACGTGCCTCCTCCATCTGCCGACCCATCGCGTGCCAAGAACAACAGACCAAAGCCAACCGGCAACGAGGCTGCGTTCAGAGACAAGCAGGCCGGCCGTTCGCAGAACAAGTCCAAGGACGCTCCTGCGCCAGGCAAGCCAGCCAAGGACAGCAGAAAGACCTTTGACCGCCACTCGAGAACCGGCAAGACTGACTCTGCCAAGAAGATCAAGCAGGCGTGGGGCGACAACGAGAAGGAGCAGGCCGATGAGGAGGCTGGTGCCGCTGTTGCCGAGGCGGAGTTGGCCGCCGACGCTgccgaggaggagcaggcCACTGCAGCTGCCGTCACCTTGGAGGCGTACTTGGAGCAGCAGAACTCCGACCTGAACAAGGCCCCTGTCGCCAGAAAGGTCGAGAAGTTCGACGACGCTGAGTTGTTCGTTAAGAAGCAGGAGGTCTTCATGGAGGCTACCAAGGTCAAGAACGTCAAGACGAAGCACTTGAAGGCCAAGCAGTTCCTAGAGTTTGATGGCACCGAGTCCTTTGCTCCTAAGTCTCGCGACCAGAGAGACAACAAAAGAGGCGGCAAGGGCGGCAACAGAGGCGGCAAGAGCGGCAACAGAGAGCCTGCGCAGGCCAAGCCAGTCAACGCCAACTTCCCAGCCTTGATCTAA